GACTTGCGCGGTGTTGACTTGAGCGATGCTGATTTGAGCGATGCTTATCTGGTTAATGCCAATCTAATAGATGCGGATTTAAGTGATTGTGACCTGAGTGGGGCCAACCTGAGTGATTGTGACCTGAGTGGGGCCAACCTGAGTGATTGTGACCTGAGTGGGGCCAACCTGAGTGGTGCTGACCTGAGTGGTGCTGACCTGAGTGGGGCCAACCTGAGTGGGGCCAACCTGAGTGGGGCCAACCTGAGTGGTGCCAACCTGAGTCGTGCTGACCTGAGTGGTGCTGACCTGAGTGGTGCCAACTTGAGTGGTGCCAACTTGAGTGGTGCCAACTTGAGTGGTGCCAACTTGAGTGGTGCTGACCTGAGTGGTGCTGACCTGAGTGGTGCTGACCTGAGTGGTGCCAACCTGATTGTTGCCAACCTGAGTGATGCCAACCTGATTGTTACCAACCTGATTGGTGCTGACCTGAGTGGTGCCAACCTGAGTGATGCCAACCTGAGTGATGCCAACCTGAGTGGTGCCAACCTGAGTGGTGCCAACCTGAGTGGTGCCAACCTGAGTGGTGCCAACCTGAGTGGTGCTGACCTAAGTGGTGCTGACCTGAGTGGTGCCAACCTGATTGTTGCCAACCTGAGTATTGCAAATGTTAAAAAAGCCAACTTCAGCTATAGCAACGGGATTTCCAAAGAAATAAAACAAGACCTAATCAAACGAGGCGCAATCTTTGAGGACTCTCTAGGCGATCGCTCTCTTACCACCAGCCGTTAATCCCAACCCGGTGTCAGCTTCGCTATTTCTAGGCCTAGATGTGGTTTAAACTGCTGGATCTATGGTTAGGGGAATAAGGGGGATAAGGGAATAGAATCAGCACTTCAAAAACTATTGATTATTCTTAACTTGCAAAAGCTTAATTTTTGACTCATCCAATACAGTTAGTTTAACTGGGAAATAGCCCAAACTAGGAACTTCTGGGCTAACATAGGTCAAGTAATAATTAACAAATCCTTCTACTTCCGGTCGTTGCCGAATCGCTTTAGCATCTACATAAATGTACAAATAACGAGTGAGGGGATATGCTGGCAAGAAAGGATCTACTCTATCAATCGCGATCGCCTTCAGCTTATCGCGATTTTGTTTATAGGAACCATACTCTAAAAAGCCAACCATGTAGGGATTAATTAAAGCTTCTGAATGCAACTGCTCTACAAAGTGATAAGATATCGTATTGCGAGCATTAATAATTTGACTGACATTCCCATTAAGAATAGCTTGGGCAAATAGGTCAACTGCACCTCCAGCACTAACCCCAGCAGGGATAATGCGTTTAATCGCTTCCGCTGGCCATTTAGGATTTACATCTGACCACTTTTCGACAGTAAATACCTTTGCTAGTTCGTCGCGCGTCAGACTATTTGGGACGAATTTATTCTGAGAACTAACTACAATCGTCACTGCATCAATGGCAATGGGAAAGCCTATTGGCTCAATACCTGACTGAGAACAAATCGCTAACTCCTGACTGGTAATCGGGCGCACCGTATTGACAATATCTACCTTTTTCTCCTCACAAAGTAGCTTGAAGCTAACTCCGGTATCAATACTAGAGAGCGCAATCTTGCTGGGATAGCCATCTTGAATAAAACGTTGAGCAATAGCCTGACTAATCGGCAAAACTACCGGCGATCCCGATATTGCGAGTGTTCCCTCCAGTTCCAGAGGATTTACCCCCGGTAGCACAATACTCTGTTTAGTTGAGTCTTGGGTTGAGGGAGATTTAATTAATTTACTCTCGATCCGCTGAATACCTAAGATTTCTTTCGATTTATTTTCTGTACTAGCCTTATTGTCAATCTTTGCCTTTGAAGTTGTCGATCCTTGGGCGCAAGCTGTTAATAGTAAAATCATGCCGCTCAAAAATAAGCAACTTCTGTAAACCTTTGTTCTAGTTATCTTCATCATTCTACTTGCACCCGCCGACCATTTTTACTAATTAATGGACTCGCCCCATCTTTGATTCCTTTGGCAAGTCGAATCATCTTTTTCCGTTCTTCAATATACTGAAGAATCTCAGAGGCAAATTTATTATTAGACTCAATCGCTTGGACAATTGCATCTGCGGGAATCACCACAACCTCAACATCCTCATCAGCAACGGTCGTTACCGGACTTACCTCTCCTGGAAAGATCGCCATTTCACCAAATGCTTGGTTAAGTTCCAGCTTGTCCACTGTCTGGCGCTCACCTTTCTCATCTTTGAAGTAAGCGTGTCCCCTACCCTTAAACATAATATAAAACCCCTCATCTTCTTTACCTTCCTGAATAATTAACTCACCGTTGCCATAGGCTTTAAATGTAACGCTTTCAGCCAGTTTGTTAATCTGATGATCGTTAAGTGTCGAGAAATAAGGCAGCGATTGCAAATAAGTTGCCAATTCTTGTAGATCGAGACTGCACTCCTCTTTCATCGGATAAGGTAGAGTAAAACCATAACGTTTAGTCAGATAATAAAGTCGGGATTTAAGTTGCCCAGAAACGTTAGCATCTTGTTCAGGCAGTATTTTGTAGGAAAGGTTGTAGATGATACGGTCATCTTCGTATGAACTTACCACAGCCGAACCTTTGTCTTCGATCGCATCTATACCCTCTATCAGACTATTTAATGCGGTCATCACTTTATTAGGAGAATCATCATAAGAAAAGCTAGCGGAAATATTTTTCCAAATTGCTCCCTGACCGTAATTGATAATGCTTGCCTGTGACAAAACTCCATTGGGAATGTTTAATTTCCACTCAGAAGTTACTATCGTCACTGACCACCAATTTTGCTCAAGTACCCGTCCCTGTTTTTCATCTATCTCAATCCAATCACCTGCTCTAAACGGTTTGGCAAATAGCAGTAGTAATCCTGATACCAGGTTACTGAGGGTGTCTTGCAGTGCTAGGGCAATTACTGCTGAAGCTAACCCCACAGCTTCACTAAAGCCAGTCAAACTTATCTCCCAAACTCCATTAATAATGTGATAGCCAATGGCTAAAATCACTAGCCCCCTGGCTATCTGAAAGAACAGATTAGGTACATGAATTTGCCCTTTTATTGGTTGCTTTTTTGTGGTCAGCAGGGCATTGATTAAAGAGAGTCCCGCCACAATAACAGCAACCCAAGTTAACGTTTCTAAAAAACGCGCCCAGGAATTTTGGTCGCCGATCCTTAAAACCTGTCGGATTACTAAAATCACTGCTAAGGGAGGTAACACATACTCGCGCACCTGACGCAAACCAATTGCTAATGGGTGGTGCTGTCGTTCCAATCTTGAAACTGCTTCACCCAGCAATATACTTAACAATGGGAATCCTAGACCTAAAAGCAATAGCCATCCCAAAAGTGATTTATCCATAAGTTTTTTTTGCAAACAACAAAAAGAGATTTCTAAGTATCTTTCAGCAGATTTCAATTAGTTAGAATGTTGCTTTACACACCGATATTTTCTAACTCAATTTCTGCTGCTGCTTCTTTCATAATTTCGCTCAGAAATGTGTAAGCTTCTTCCCATGCTTTTCGGACTGGTATAGTAAATTCTACACCCAGTCCTTGCCCTAACGTCCACAGCAACGCTTCGCCCACAATATCGTAGTATTCAGCTTTGACTCCATAGCCCGCATGACGGCGACCCAAATCTTGAACGGCTAGGATAATCCGGTCTGGCCGACGCAAACCTTCCACTGCTAGAGCAAGGGTAGCCATTAGCTTACGTTCCTGTTCTTTCATCTCTCCCTTAAATAAAGGACGTAGAGAAGGGCTTAATTCAAATAGTCGTTGGTAGAAAAGTTCGGCAGCTTTATCGGCAATAGGCTTTACTTTTTCAAAGGATGATTGAACTAACTCGACCTGACTGGGAACTAACTTTCTGATAGTTACAAGTGTCCAGGTTTCTATTTCTGGAAAACCTTGAATTTTGACAACCGGGTTTTTGATGAAAGTGTAGCTATCTGCTATCCGTTCGTAGACACTTTGAGTTAGTAAAATATAGTTCAAATTAGGCTGGTTCTGGAGACTGCTGGCTATATAGGCTGTTTCTCCCCAAATTTTGTAGCCAAATCTCTCTGTTCCTACTACCCCTGTTGTGACAGAACCCGCATGAATGCTGATGCGTAAAGCCAAGGGAGAATTATAATTAACATTCAGACGCTGGATGATTTCTAACATGACTAGGGCCAAATCAACCGCTCGCTGGCTGTGGTCAAACCTGGCTTGGGTGAGCCCGCATACTGCCATATAGCTTGTAGTCGCGGAGTTTAGTCGTTCCAACCCATAGCGTTCTGCTGCTGAGTCAAAGTCATCAAATAGCTGGGTAAGTAATTCTGTCATTTTTTGCGGTGACAGGCGTTTGTTGAGCTCAGAAATCCCCGCCAGATTAACATTGAGGATGGTTACTTGCTTGAGGTTGTCAGCAATGGATTCCTCTCCTTGTTTCCTGCGTTCGGCGATCGCATTGGGTAGGATATTATTCAACAGAATACTATTCTCCCGATCCTTGATTTGCAGTTGCTCTTCAGTTTGACGTAATTTGTTCGCCACCTCTTTAAACTCTGTTGCCAATTCCCCAAACTCGTCTTGGGATTTTACCTCAACTTCTACATCCAAGTCCCCAGCACTAAGTTTCCGTGCATTTTCACTTAAGCGACGCAGGGGAGTGGTAAAAATTTTCGCTGCCATTGCGGCTAAAAATGCCGTTCCTAGTAGGAAAAGCGCTGCTGCAATCAACAAAATTATCTGTAAGTTGTAAAGTGGACTATAAGCTTCCCCCACTTCGATTTCTGCCAAAATTGCCCAATTTAACCCGTTCAACTTTAGAGGGGAGTAAGCACTCAATACCTCTACACCCCGATAGTTGCTATTTACCATCATGCCTTGTTTTCCTTCTAAGGCGGCTTGGGCGGCGGTCGAGTCGATTTTCTGTAAGCCAATGGTAGTTTTGAAGTTCTCCATTAGTTCGAGAGTTCTCTTATCAGTCCCGGTATTACCAACAATATTTTGATATTTTTTGGGGTCTTCAACCCAAAAACGGGATGTGGAACGCATTAAGGCATCTGGCCCGACTAAATAAGCTTCTCCTGTTTTCTGCAAACCACTGGTTTCCCAATTATTATTCCGGCTAATAGCCTGGTCAATTTTGTCAGTGGGAATTTGTACTGCCAAGATGCCAATCATGTTAGAACCGCTATAAATTGGTGTTGCCACGAAAGCGGCGGGCGCGTTATAAGAGGGGCGGTAAGGTTTGAAATCAGCAACCTGAATGTTACCTTTGGTCGGATTTGACTGGACTTTCTGCACTAAATCCGCTAGTGAGCTCTGGTAGTAAAAACCCTGTAGCCTACTGGTGGCAAAATCTGTCTCTTTAAAATAGGAATAGATGATATCCCCTGTTTTATGGTTAATCAAAAATAAATCGTAATAGCCGAATCTTTCGATGATTTCTGCTAAGAATTGTTGATATTTGGCATGAGCTTTGCTGTAATCGCTGCCATCACCAGCATCGAGGAGCTTGTTTTTTTCGCCGACAGGATTGGGATTAGAAGCAATGTAGTGATACTGGAGATAGCGAGCCGCTTGTCCGGTGGGAATATAAACACTGGGGTTTATTGCTTCCGGGGATAAATTCTTTTGCAACCGAGGAAAAAATTTTTCGCTGTAGTAAGTATCTAAAGCTTTATCCCATTCGGGGGGAATAAGGTTGCTTTCCAAGATGCGATAGCCTGAATTCAACTCTACCATCGCTTTAACTACGTTGCCGTCTGCTGCCAGCATCCCCACTTGATTGTTCAAATTTTCAAAGTAGGACTCAAACTGCTCGGCTTTGGTGGTGCTAATACCTTCAAGTTGTTCGGCGATTTTGCTTCTGAGGGTGGCTTGTGTTTGATACCAACCGATCCCACTAACTACTACTACAGAACCGAGGCTAACTCCTAGTAGCAATGCTTGCAGCTTGGATTGAATTGTCCAGCGGTCTAGTTTGAGATTACCTAGTGAGTCATTACGGAACTTATGTAAGCGATTTAAGGGATTTAACATCTTTTTTATTAATCTTGAGGGCGAATGCTTAATCTGTTTCTTCCCTCTCTTTGAGGAAATTACAGCATATTCCAGGTTAATGAAGTAGAGTAGAAAAACTCTTGGTAAACTAATTACGTAGAGCAACAAGATTGTGTGTACCACATATACATGGAATATGCTGTATCTGCTCCATGTAAAGATGACGAGTAATTATATTTACTCTAATATATTTACTCTAATCTAGACTTTCTTAAGTTTTTTTATGAAATTATCTTACTGACTTCATATATATCAGATCGATTTGCTTAAGTCAAGGGATTTCAAAAGGTTTTTGCCGATGTCGATAAATTATCCTTAACTTTAAAATAGGAAATTTTGGCAGAGTAGGAATCGTAGTAATACTAGGAAAAATCACAAGGTACAGCTTGCAACGACGAGAGAATTAGGAATGAAATCAAGGGAAAATTTAGACAATAAAAACGAAGAGTTGGTAAGTATTAAAAGGAAAAATGAACAATATTCAGGGACAGGAAAAATATGTTTATCGTCCTCAAGAGACAGGTAGAACTAGAAGAAGACATAGTAACTTTTAGGCTGGTTGGTCGCATCTGCGGCTCAACTGAGTTTCAACACGCTCAACAAGCTATAAAGCTTATCCAACACCGCTTTAGCCTGATTGTCACCCCTGAATAACTAAAGTTAAATCGCTGATGAGGACTGGCGAAATCTACCAAATATCAGTCAAGATATAATCAGAAAACCTTTCCTCCAACCCCATGAATGACATTAATCAGGTTGCCTCCGCCCTTGAGGGCAAAGACTACCGAAAAGCGGCCCAATTGCTTAAACAGCTACAGAAAGACTCTCCCGAAAACCCCTGGGTGAAGTTCTATATTGCACGCTACTACGAACTTACCAACAAACTAGAATCCGCCGAAAAAATTTATCGGCAACTGCTACGGGACACTACTAGCCCTAAAATAGTCGCTCAAACCCGTCAGGCCATCCAACGGCTCGAAACCATAGAACAAAATCGACGAAAAGATGCGATCGCACTCTCTAAAAATGACCCACGCAACGCCGAACCTGGACTCTTAATCCTAGAACCCGTCAGCCCAGAAAATAAACCAGCCGCTATACAACATATAAGTAGAATTCTCAAAATTGACCCCTATACTGCCCGGACGCAAATCCAAAGTCGGGGCTGGCGGTTATACAAAACAGGCACAGTTGGAGAATTGCGGGTTTATGGAGAAGAACTACTCAGCGCAGGCATTCCCGTCTTCTGGGCCACATTAGCCGACATCCAAAAAATTCAAGTCTTTCGAGTCCAATATTTCCAGTCCCTTTCTCCCCAACCCACCGCCATTTGCAAAAACGAACTCGACCAGCTTGGCTCTCTCACATTCAACTGGTCAGAAGTGAGCCAGTGCGTCGAGGGACTATTGCCCCTGTTTATCGAAGTTATGGACTACTCCCCCCACCGACGCAGTGAAAAATTCCGCCATAAAGAAATCACCCAAGACTATGCCCAAATTTGGGACTTGCACCTACCCAGTAGAAAGTGCATATTGCGGCTATGCGACCAAACCTATCAATTTCAAAAAGGCATTACAGCCGAAAAAATAAAAGAGTCAGAGAGCAAAACTCAAAACTCCCAAAATACTGCCAGAATCAACTGGAACAACTTAGTAGAAACCTTCAATCAGCAGCTATCCGTCAACCTCTCATCTGAATTTACTCCCTTTGCAGAGACAGCCTTAAATTATACCCAAATGTTAAGCCGACTTAAATCCCACATTGACATTGAGCGCAAATCCGAAAGTCCTTGGGATACAGCTTTTCAATTGTACAGCGTGCTAGTTTTCCTCAAAAGTCAAGGTCAAAATAAGTAGAAGGAAGAAAAATTTAGTTATCTGGGAGAGAAGGAAGAAAAATTTAGTTATCTAGGAGAGAAGGAAGAATGTTTATACAAAAGTTTTGAGTTTTGAATTGACTAACAACCCAAAACTCAAAACTCAAAATTCAAAATTCAAAACTCTCTTACCTAGAGGTTTTCATCCCGCGAGCCATATCTCGAAAATTGTTCATGTTGGGGCCGGGAAGCCTGCGGTTTGTCGTCGGTGTTGGCATTAAATAATCGGGAGCAAAAGTTATCGTTGATGCAGCCTGAGCTGGAACCTTACCATTAGTCACAGCAACAGCAGGCTTAGGTGCAGGTTCAGCCTTCTGAGGTTTAGCGGCAACAGGTTCCTTCTTCTGCGACTTTGCAGATTTTGGAGGTGCTGCTACTGCTACCAACGGCTGAGCAGCAACAGGCTCAGGCTTCTTAGCTGAAGGCGACTCAGTTTTCGCTGAACCGTTTTCTGGGGCTTTGTCCAATTCTAAGAAATACTCAGACTTCTTAATGCCTAAGAGTCTAGCCAAAAAACCAAAAATGCCACCAAACAAATTTTTGATAAATCCGAACATTACATTTACTCCTTGTTTTTTTTAGAGAAATGTCTACAAGCTTTACAACCAAGTCAGACTAAGAGCTATTGCAACTTTTGTCTATATTTATTCATCAAACTTTACATAAAAGCCTTAGTAAGTATTGATGCTTAGCGTGGGTAGCTTGCAGGCAGCAAGTGCAGAGCTTCTTTGCACTTGTTAACAAATTATCTCAGAATTAGCGCTTAATTTTCATTTAATTTCGATACTGACGTAACGCCGCCGTTCTGCCGTTCTAGATAACTCAATTATTCTACCTCGATCGCTGCTACTTTCTAATTACGACTTTGAGCCGATTAATAAGCTGTCCCACAGTGTCTGCGAACGACTCTGGCGAAGGTATAAGCTTGAATGAGGAAACAATGATAAAAACAAGATGGATAGTTTAAGCGATCGCAACCCAGTCGTACTCATTCACGGCATCTGGGACACAAGCGCCATTTTTAACGCGATGACAGTATACTTGAGCCAGCGGGGTTGGCAAGTCTACAGCCTCGATTTAATCCCCAACGACGGCAGCCTCGGCCTTGAATTCCTCGCCCAGCAACTCGCAGAATTCATTAATACCAGCTTTAAGCCAAAACAGCCTTTAGATTTAATCGGTTTCAGCATGGGCGGCATAGTCAGCCGCTACTACGTGCAACGGTTAGGTGGAATTGAGCGCGTACAACGCTTTATCACCATTTCTTCCCCTCACTACGGAACCCAAACTGCTTACTCTCGCGGGCTACCTGGGTACGTGCAAATGCGTCCGGCTAGTAGTTTTTTGCGGGATTTGAATTATGATGCTGCTATGCTGCAAGATATCAATTTTACATCAATCTGGACTCCTTTTGATGGCATGATTATCCCCGCTCAAAGTTCCCAGATGCCTATAGGTAAAGAGATTAAATACAACGTTTTGCTGCACTCTTTGATGAAGAGCGATCCCAAAGTCTTACAAGCAATAGTTCAAGAACTAGAAGCACCAGTTAAGGAGTTAAATATTCAAAAAAATGTTAATGGTTAACTGTTAATCGTTAATTGTTAACTGTTAACTGTTAATCGTTTGTTATATAGGTTTACCTATTAATTAATTGAAAAATGAACAGCGATCGCGACCGCAACCCAGTGTTACTAATTCACGGACTCTTCGTAAACTCAAAGGTTTTTCGGAGAATGTCTGCTTATTTAACCAACTTAGGTTGGCAGGTATATAGCTTAAATCTCACTCCTAATTACGGCAATGTCGGGCTTGATGAATTAGCGGGCAGAGTAGCAGATTATGCAGATCGAACCTTTGGCTTAGAACAGAAATTCGATCTAGTTGGCTTAAGCATGGGTGGTTTAGTCAGCCGCTATTATGTACAGCGATTAGGTGGAATTAACCGAGTACAGAGGTTTATCGCTATCTCTGCCCCTCATAACGGCACTTGGATGGCCTATAGTCTTTGGGGAAAAGGCTGCGTACAGATGCGCCCCAAAAGTGCTTTTATTGAAGACTTAAATCGAGATATCTCTATGCTAGAACAGATAAATTTTACCTCAATCTGGACTGATTGGGATTTCATCATTGTTCCAGCTACTAGCTCGCAAATACCAGTGGGTAAAGAGTTAAAATTACCGATTTTTGCTCATGGCAATATGGTCAGACACAGCAAGAGTTTAGAGGCGGTTGCTGAAGCATTGGCAGCACCAATTAAACCGCATCCCCAACCTGGGCATATTCGCTATGACCAAAAATCGCCTCAGTTTCGCGGTAATATTTAAACTCTAGTATGTTGTGAAAGGGATCTATTAAAAAGAAAGTGCGATGTTCTGTAGGTAAACCCACAAATCGCCTTTTAGCTTCTTGATAGAATTGTAATCCCTTTTGTTGCGATCGCTCTAATAATGCTTCCCAATCGGCCTCAGAGGTAAAAACCAGCCCAAAGTGTCTGGGGTAGATACCGCGTTGGGGCGTTAGCGGTTCGTGACTGATGTGGGCGACGATTTGATGACCGCAAAGACTTAAAATTAATGAATTAGGGCTTTCGCGACCGATTTCGCAGCCCAAGCCATCCCTGTAAAAGGCTTTTGTCTGGGCAATATCGGTAACGGGGAAGGCAAGATGAAAGATAACTTGGTTCATAATTAGGTGGATTCGTCAAAATGCAGAACTCTGAATTCCTCTTTAATTATTCATTGTTATTCAATCCTTGGGTGGTAGCGATCGCACTAAATACAGTTTTACTCGCGATCGCTAACCTCTCGCCCAAAAAGTTACTCACTCCCGCAGGGTTATTTCACGCTTGGCTGTTGGGCGTACTCATCTGGGGCTGTTTGGGTTGGCAAGGATATGTGGTGGTAATGTTTTATTTTCTACTCGGATCGGCCGTTACCCGCGTTGGCTTAGCCCAAAAAGAGGCCGAAGGTATTGCAGAAAAGCGTTCCGGCGCTAGAGGGCCGGAGAATGTCTGGGGTTCTGCTCTGATCGCTGCTTTTTGCGCCTTGGGCGTGTTTATCGTGGGTATTTTGCCCCCCTCTTACGCAGGGGATTTTAAGGGGGTTATTGCGCTATTAATGTTAGGCTACGTGGCTAGTTTTAGCACTAAGCTTTCCGACACCTGCGCTAGTGAAATCGGTAAAGCTTACGGTAAGCGGACTTTTCTGATTACTACGCTGCAACCCGTACCCAGAGGGACAGAAGGGGCGGTAAGTTTAGAGGGTACATTGGCGGGAATTGTGGCTTCAGTGGCGATCGCACTTCTGGGCTGGGCCGTTGGTTTGATTGATTTGACAGGATTAATATTTTGTGTAGTTGCTGCTTTTGTTGCGACTAATATAGAGAGTGTAATTGGTGCGACGTTGCAATCTAAGTTTGACTGGTTAACGAATGAAGTGGTTAATATTTTCAATACTGCGATCGGCGCGATCGTTGCGGTGTTATTAGCTTTAGCCTGGAGTTATATTTGGTGATGACTGAGTTTCTGGAGCGTGCGATCGCTCGATTGAAAAGTTTGTCTTCTAATGAGCAAGATGCGATCGCAACGATAATATTAGAAGAACTTGAAGATGATCGTCGTTGGGAGGAGTCGTTTGCGCGATCGCCAAATCTGTTGGCTAAGCTTGCAGCCGAGGCGATGGCTGAACACCGTGCAGGCCAAACCCAAGATTTAGATCCAGAAACATTGTGAAATCTCGTACAACTACTCAATTTCGTAAATTGTTTGCTGAGCTACCAGAACAGGTTCAGGAACAAAAGATAATAGTAGTTCATACTGAAGGTGGTTTGAATTATGGAAGCATCAACAACGATTAGAAAAATGATGGCTGGTAACAAAATAGTTGTACCATCCTATCAGCGTGCGTACTCATGGGATACCCCCGATGGAAAGACAGACAGGACTACTCAGATTGATGTCTTTCTGTCAGACTTGGAAGAATACAGTAAAAGCAATGCTGATAGCCCGTATTATTTTGGTCACTTCCTTTTTGAAGGAAAAAATCAAGAATTTTATGTGATAGACGGGCAACAACGGCTGACAACCATTGTGATATTTTTATCGGCTCTTTTTGCCAAGCTGAAAGCGATCGGAAATCTAAGCGAAGATGAAGAAACTTGCTATGAAGACATGGTTAAACGGCGCAGTGCCATACGTTTTTCTACTGTGGATTACGACAATCAGTTATTCATCGACTATGTAATCGAACAAACGAAACTCGATCGTAATGCCCTCGATACCGAATCCGCACGCCGTATTGTTAGAGCATTTGATTTCTTCAAGCAACAACTATCGAGCAAACCTGAAGAATATCTGAGAAAAATGCTCTCTATAATTAGCGAATCCACTTGCACCACTCATCCAGTTAAAAGCGAATCTGAAGCTATTCAGATGTTTATATTCCAGAATGATAGAGGGAAGCAACCTTCTAATCTGGAAATTGTCAAAGCTAAATTTATGTACAACGTGCATCTGTATGGCAATGACGATCGAAATGCGCTGATAGAAGAAATCAAGAATCGTTTTGAGAAAATCTATAAATCAATCTCTTCAATTGAATACAACATCAATGAAGACGATGTTTTACTTTATACCTTAAAAGTCTATTTTAATTCACTTGGGGAAATCAATGCTCTTGATAAAATAAACAAAAATCTATCAAAAGAAACTTCAATTGATTTTATCAAATCCTTTACAACATCACTTTCGAGAAGTTTTGAGCATCTATCCAGTTTTTTTGGCAAACATGAACGCGAGAACTTTGCCATACATTCCTTGATAACACTGATAAAACTTGGAGGTATCGCCATTGCACTTCCGTTTATCATCAAGGCATATAAATACGATCTGCCTATCAATGATATAGGAGCGCTATGTTCGTCGTTGGAGAATTTGTTGCTTCGTCACCGTTCGATCGGAACTCGCGCTGATATAACATCAAGAATCAAGGATGTATTTGAGAATTTCACCGAAAGCAACAAAGATATTCGCCCGATAATAGAACGCATAGAAGGGATGAAAACAACATCGGAATGGTGGTGGGGTTATTGGAATAATGAAAAGCTCAAAGAATCGCTCCAAAGGGGAATACATCATTTAGTTGCAAAATATCTGCTCTGGAAATATGAGATTCATTTAGAGCAACAAGGTAAAAACGGTTATTCCCCTACTCGATTTGACAGAATC
The Kamptonema formosum PCC 6407 genome window above contains:
- a CDS encoding tetratricopeptide repeat protein translates to MNDINQVASALEGKDYRKAAQLLKQLQKDSPENPWVKFYIARYYELTNKLESAEKIYRQLLRDTTSPKIVAQTRQAIQRLETIEQNRRKDAIALSKNDPRNAEPGLLILEPVSPENKPAAIQHISRILKIDPYTARTQIQSRGWRLYKTGTVGELRVYGEELLSAGIPVFWATLADIQKIQVFRVQYFQSLSPQPTAICKNELDQLGSLTFNWSEVSQCVEGLLPLFIEVMDYSPHRRSEKFRHKEITQDYAQIWDLHLPSRKCILRLCDQTYQFQKGITAEKIKESESKTQNSQNTARINWNNLVETFNQQLSVNLSSEFTPFAETALNYTQMLSRLKSHIDIERKSESPWDTAFQLYSVLVFLKSQGQNK
- a CDS encoding pentapeptide repeat-containing protein translates to MSNPDHCGKKKRLTCIASEEGIEKANSSLIRLGFDSKINFANSQIISRSTVTKFFSRKPIQPDSFKRICEKLELNWEDIIELMPNKNLFYRPISQITVLPNLETEQGSVQIITRQILVIDRENQEVISAITLEGEIDSVQSDLSFWQSDFSTKYPNSNIKVIAIKPGSIKIVIEGNQEDIDMLLSDFESGELTEINGYPVQNIQILTESVEDDESSKRKWRLVEDIRTNKVEGRDLRGVDLSDADLSDAYLVNANLIDADLSDCDLSGANLSDCDLSGANLSDCDLSGANLSGADLSGADLSGANLSGANLSGANLSGANLSRADLSGADLSGANLSGANLSGANLSGANLSGADLSGADLSGADLSGANLIVANLSDANLIVTNLIGADLSGANLSDANLSDANLSGANLSGANLSGANLSGANLSGADLSGADLSGANLIVANLSIANVKKANFSYSNGISKEIKQDLIKRGAIFEDSLGDRSLTTSR
- a CDS encoding adenylate/guanylate cyclase domain-containing protein, producing the protein MLNPLNRLHKFRNDSLGNLKLDRWTIQSKLQALLLGVSLGSVVVVSGIGWYQTQATLRSKIAEQLEGISTTKAEQFESYFENLNNQVGMLAADGNVVKAMVELNSGYRILESNLIPPEWDKALDTYYSEKFFPRLQKNLSPEAINPSVYIPTGQAARYLQYHYIASNPNPVGEKNKLLDAGDGSDYSKAHAKYQQFLAEIIERFGYYDLFLINHKTGDIIYSYFKETDFATSRLQGFYYQSSLADLVQKVQSNPTKGNIQVADFKPYRPSYNAPAAFVATPIYSGSNMIGILAVQIPTDKIDQAISRNNNWETSGLQKTGEAYLVGPDALMRSTSRFWVEDPKKYQNIVGNTGTDKRTLELMENFKTTIGLQKIDSTAAQAALEGKQGMMVNSNYRGVEVLSAYSPLKLNGLNWAILAEIEVGEAYSPLYNLQIILLIAAALFLLGTAFLAAMAAKIFTTPLRRLSENARKLSAGDLDVEVEVKSQDEFGELATEFKEVANKLRQTEEQLQIKDRENSILLNNILPNAIAERRKQGEESIADNLKQVTILNVNLAGISELNKRLSPQKMTELLTQLFDDFDSAAERYGLERLNSATTSYMAVCGLTQARFDHSQRAVDLALVMLEIIQRLNVNYNSPLALRISIHAGSVTTGVVGTERFGYKIWGETAYIASSLQNQPNLNYILLTQSVYERIADSYTFIKNPVVKIQGFPEIETWTLVTIRKLVPSQVELVQSSFEKVKPIADKAAELFYQRLFELSPSLRPLFKGEMKEQERKLMATLALAVEGLRRPDRIILAVQDLGRRHAGYGVKAEYYDIVGEALLWTLGQGLGVEFTIPVRKAWEEAYTFLSEIMKEAAAEIELENIGV
- a CDS encoding substrate-binding domain-containing protein, whose product is MMKITRTKVYRSCLFLSGMILLLTACAQGSTTSKAKIDNKASTENKSKEILGIQRIESKLIKSPSTQDSTKQSIVLPGVNPLELEGTLAISGSPVVLPISQAIAQRFIQDGYPSKIALSSIDTGVSFKLLCEEKKVDIVNTVRPITSQELAICSQSGIEPIGFPIAIDAVTIVVSSQNKFVPNSLTRDELAKVFTVEKWSDVNPKWPAEAIKRIIPAGVSAGGAVDLFAQAILNGNVSQIINARNTISYHFVEQLHSEALINPYMVGFLEYGSYKQNRDKLKAIAIDRVDPFLPAYPLTRYLYIYVDAKAIRQRPEVEGFVNYYLTYVSPEVPSLGYFPVKLTVLDESKIKLLQVKNNQ
- a CDS encoding cyclic nucleotide-binding domain-containing protein, which codes for MDKSLLGWLLLLGLGFPLLSILLGEAVSRLERQHHPLAIGLRQVREYVLPPLAVILVIRQVLRIGDQNSWARFLETLTWVAVIVAGLSLINALLTTKKQPIKGQIHVPNLFFQIARGLVILAIGYHIINGVWEISLTGFSEAVGLASAVIALALQDTLSNLVSGLLLLFAKPFRAGDWIEIDEKQGRVLEQNWWSVTIVTSEWKLNIPNGVLSQASIINYGQGAIWKNISASFSYDDSPNKVMTALNSLIEGIDAIEDKGSAVVSSYEDDRIIYNLSYKILPEQDANVSGQLKSRLYYLTKRYGFTLPYPMKEECSLDLQELATYLQSLPYFSTLNDHQINKLAESVTFKAYGNGELIIQEGKEDEGFYIMFKGRGHAYFKDEKGERQTVDKLELNQAFGEMAIFPGEVSPVTTVADEDVEVVVIPADAIVQAIESNNKFASEILQYIEERKKMIRLAKGIKDGASPLISKNGRRVQVE